A stretch of Tigriopus californicus strain San Diego chromosome 11, Tcal_SD_v2.1, whole genome shotgun sequence DNA encodes these proteins:
- the LOC131890969 gene encoding protein nubbin-like has product MTCSSSMAMPPNFHLQCTPLSSLTGANNVSEDMTRSNAESPSPNTFRAHQSKRNSSDGSSSYEDCRSISSEGTQEDMVEENGSHQSRHHHHHHHPVHHNHRNHSHVHLSSRHLSSNMRHTMDDGDDSGEEEEALNLAARSSPPSLEGSSSPGEFTKSQKGSPTSTALASIQSALAALQAGQMSLNQLQALGAQNMLQNQIAAAVANQSSSLAFPFVVPSNLSPNGGSSIGNTEIQALQLALQQQQQNLQQQLQNFLFLQQQQMKAGISTSVSSQTVGSILHAQSQQVSQTTAQLRRLQRQQKEILNQRLQNNCQTSPALETPKAKDLLLQHKKAKLNHHNHPHHPHHHSSPVDGHHRNNNSPNVSLALSSLTPVSMTMTPVSSMNNNPFLPSSDSPTSTRPLAVSTTIANGSTSPNLGNLPSPPMTFGQRLDLPADENVDFEELEQFAKEFKQRRIKLGYTQGDVGLAMGKMYGNDFSQTTISRFEALNLSFKNMCKLKPLLEKWLEDADAQINGTVPLSLTTTQPCSDLLGKRRKKRTSIESNIRVALERAFLKNPKPTSEEIKLIGNTLSMEKEVVRVWFCNRRQKEKRINPASLSPTGSDSPHYMASLSSLPTSLASPFHPSLANFVGAAAAAAAAGNLMRPQND; this is encoded by the exons ATGACGTGCTCTTCCTCCATGGCCATGCCACCCAATTTCCACCTACAATGCACTCCACTATCATCTTTAACCGGTGCTAATAATGTCTCGGAAGACATGACTCGATCCAATGCCGAATCACCCTCACCAAACACATTCAGAGCAC ATCAATCTAAAAGGAACAGCAGCGACGGGAGCAGTTCCTATGAGGATTGCCGAAGCATCAGCAGTGAAGGCACGCAGGAGGACATGgtggaagaaaatggaagcCATCAAAGCCggcatcatcaccatcatcatcaccctgTACACCACAATCATCGCAATCACAGCCATGTCCACTTATCCTCGCGCCATCTCTCTAGTAACATGAGGCACACCATGGATGATGGTGACGATTCcggagaggaggaagaagccCTAAATCTAGCAGCAAGGTCGTCGCCACCCAGTTTAGAAGGCAGTTCAAGTCCGGGGGAGTTCACAAAGTCTCAAAAGGGATCGCCTACAAGTACAGCCTTGGCGAGCATTCAATCTGCCTTAGCGGCTTTGCAAGCTGGTCAAATGTCCCTGAATCAACTTCAGGCATTAGGAGCACAAAACAtgcttcaaaaccaaattgCAGCTGCCGTGGCCAATCAATCCAGCTCGTTGGCCTTTCCCTTTGTGGTGCCCTCCAATCTAAGCCCTAATGGAGGAAGTAGCATTGGCAATACTGAAATCCAAGCCCTTCAGCTAGcccttcaacaacaacaacagaatCTTCAACAGCAACTTCAAAACTTCTTGTTCCTTCAACAGCAACAGATGAAAGCCGGGATTTCGACGTCCGTTTCATCCCAAACCGTCGGAAGCATTCTGCACGCCCAAAGTCAACAGGTATCTCAAACTACAGCTCAGCTCCGGCGACTTCAGCGACAACAAAAAGAGATCCTGAACCAGAGACTTCAGAACAATTGCCAAACATCGCCAGCACTGGAGACTCCTAAAGCAAAGGATTTGCTCTTGCAGCACAAGAAGGCCAAATTGAACCACCAcaatcatcctcatcatcctcatcaccatTCTTCACCTGTTGACGGACACCACCGGAACAACAATAGCCCCAATGTTTCCCTGGCCTTATCTTCATTGACCCCAGTGTCAATGACGATGACGCCTGTGTCCTCAATGAACAATAACCCTTTTCTCCCTTCGTCGGACTCCCCTACTTCCACCCGACCACTGGCTGTGTCCACAACCATCGCCAATGGTTCCACTTCACCGAATCTTGGGAACCTTCCCTCTCCCCCAATGACCTTTGGCCAACGATTGGATCTACCAGCTGACGAGAACGTGGATTTTGAAGAGTTGGAGCAATTCGCCAAAGAGTTCAAACAAAGGAGAATCAAATTAG GTTATACCCAAGGTGATGTGGGTCTGGCAATGGGGAAAATGTATGGCAACGATTTCTCACAAACAACCATTTCGCGATTCGAAGCGTTGAATCTTTCGTTCAAAAACATGTGTAAGTTAAAGCCGTTGTTGGAAAAATGGCTGGAAGATGCGGATGCTCAAATCAATGGAACTGTGCCCTTGAGCCTGACAACCACCCAGCCTTGCTCTGATCTGTTGGGCAAACGAAGAAAGAAACGCACCTCCATCGAAAGCAACATTAGAGTCGCGTTGGAGAGAGCCTTTCTCAAGAATCCCAAACCCACTTCCGAGGAGATCAAACTCATCGGCAACACGCTCTCCATGGAGAAAGAGGTGGTTCGCGTCTGGTTTTGCAATCGGCGTCAAAAGGAGAAGCGCATCAACCCGGCTTCGTTATCACCCACAGGCAGCGATTCACCTCACTACATGGCATCTCTCTCATCTTTGCCCACCAGTTTAGCCTCTCCGTTTCACCCTTCATTAGCCAACTTTGTGGGTGCGGCAGCTGCCGCTGCCGCTGCTGGCAATCTCATGCGACCTCAAAACGATTAG